A genome region from Gossypium hirsutum isolate 1008001.06 chromosome A04, Gossypium_hirsutum_v2.1, whole genome shotgun sequence includes the following:
- the LOC107930126 gene encoding E3 ubiquitin-protein ligase AIRP2: protein MRKSFKDSLKALEADIQFANTLASDYPREYDGACLQMRLSYSPVAHFFLFLVQWTDCHLAGALGFLRILIYKAYADGKTTMSIHERKASIREFYGVIFPSLLQLSRGITDVDDRKQKEICASKFTKRDELNKGKVSEIDLEREEECGICMEMRSKIVLPACNHSMCMKCYRTWRIRSQSCPFCRDSLKRVDSGDLWIYTSKNDIVDLASISRENMKRLFMYIDKLPQIVPDPKIVSYDPQHQR, encoded by the exons ATGAGGAAATCGTTCAAGGATTCTCTCAAGGCACTTGAAGCTGATATTCAGTTCGCCAATACcct GGCTTCTGATTATCCAAGAGAATATGATGGTGCCTGCCTTCAGATGAGATTATCTTACAGTCCAGTTGCACATTTCTTCCTTTTCCTTGTTCAGTGGACTGATTGTCATCTTGCTGGTGCCTTGGGGTTTCTCAGGATTCTTATATACAAG GCGTATGCTGATGGTAAAACCACCATGTCTATTCATGAAAGGAAAGCTAGCATAAGAGAATTCTATG GGGTGATCTTTCCCTCGTTATTGCAACTATCTCGAGGAATTACGGATGTGGATGACAGGAAACAGAAGGAAATTTGCGCTTCAAAGTTCACGAAAAGAGATGAACTGAATAAAGGAAAGGTCTCCGAAATCGACTTAGAGAGGGAAGAAGAATGTGGGATTTGCATGGAGATGCGCAGCAAGATTGTGTTGCCCGCATGCAACCATTCAATGTGTATGAAATGCTACCGAACCTG GCGAATAAGGTCACAGTCATGCCCCTTCTGTAGGGACAGCTTGAAAAGAGTGGATTCGGGTGATCTTTGGATATATACAAGCAAAAATGACATTGTTGATTTAGCTTCAATCTCGAGGGAGAATATGAAGCGTCTTTTCATGTATATTGATAAGTTGCCGCAGATTGTTCCAGATCCAAAGATTGTTTCTTATGATCCACAGCATCAACGTTGA